Proteins co-encoded in one Arachis stenosperma cultivar V10309 chromosome 7, arast.V10309.gnm1.PFL2, whole genome shotgun sequence genomic window:
- the LOC130939778 gene encoding uncharacterized protein At4g04980, protein MANVGFCGLKPMLFRRKTNIFEGIKAFGSPKKSSRVREKEKEKKRSKPNTNNNNDNKCYSKCIPKSAIKIIHKYNGDSTELSFIGADQLILMVEIHKKIMSFRDIMDLSLCNSSASLREIVLKTLEDLQKVYPAIIPRKEVAKIKDKSTDQAMAYLCSALKCLGESWMENNDLKEKLKIVLPTCKDEGNMSKIGESMLVTLESLMKLASERFDDVEEEEEEEEDFSLSSSPMTPTSVLPNNPCTSPLLYSLRVQAVGKLNPIDIKRLSFHMSPTRIKLQEEQHLNNQPMEEQTTSHQLEFDFDTRIHQPPTLTSNPNPPPIPSLLPPPPPPPPPPVLNGGSVVALPPPLPPSSPPAPQLPGIADAILPPPPMPPRGGGGSPPPPPPGGVGSRSLRAKATTKLKRSAQLGTLYRTLKGKLEGSSVTNKSSGGRRVAAAATGAGKQGMADALAEMTKRSTYFQQIEEDVEKYTKQIVELKTVLTNMKINEMAELKKSHREVESVLEKLTDESQVLARFEGFPTKKLEALRMAAAMYDKLDSILSELRNWNLVSPLAHQLDKVERYFNKIKTDLDALERTKDEEAKKLKSHNIEFDFHILVKIKEAMVDVSSNCMELALKEKRDNDGSKNEAAKQECCKLLWKAFQFAFRVYTFAGGHDDRADRLTRELAQEIEKNPISIMNKEKKIA, encoded by the exons ATGGCTAATGTGGGTTTTTGCGGTTTGAAGCCAATGCTCTTTCGCCGCAAGACGAATATTTTTGAG GGAATAAAAGCGTTTGGGTCGCCCAAGAAGTCTTCAAGGGTAagggaaaaggaaaaagaaaagaaaaggagcaAACCGaacactaataataataatgataataaatgTTATAGTAAGTGTATACCAAAATCCGCTATTAAAATTATCCACAAATATAATGGAGATTCAACGGAGCTGTCATTTATAGGAGCAGACCAATTGATTTTAATGGTAGAGATCCATAAGAAGATAATGTCATTCAGGGACATCATGGATCTTTCTCTATGTAACAGCTCTGCTTCCTTACGTGAG ATTGTATTGAAAACCTTGGAGGATCTCCAGAAGGTTTATCCAGCAATCATACCGAGAAAGGAAGTGGCAAAGATTAAAGACAAGTCTACAGATCAG GCTATGGCGTATTTATGCTCGGCGTTGAAGTGTCTGGGAGAGTCGTGGATGGAGAACAATGATTTGAAGGAAAAGCTGAAAATCGTGCTACCAACATGCAAGGATGAAGGCAACATGAGCAAAATTGGTGAAAGCATGTTGGTGACACTAGAGAGCTTGATGAAGTTGGCAAGTGAGAGGTTCGATGacgtggaagaagaagaagaagaggaggagga CTTCTCTCTTTCGTCTTCTCCGATGACACCAACATCAGTTCTTCCGAATAATCCATGCACCTCTCCCCTTCTTTATTCCCTCAGGGTTCAAGCCGTCGGCAAACTCAACCCTATCGATATCAAGCGCTTGTCTTTTCACATGTCACCAACGCGCATCAAGCTTCAAGAGGAACAACACCTTAACAATCAACCAATGGAGGAACAAACTACTTCTCACCAACTAGAGTTTGATTTCGACACTAGAATTCACCAACCTCCAACTTTAACATCAAATCCCAATCCACCACCAATACCTTCACttctaccaccaccaccaccaccaccaccacctccagTACTCAATGGAGGATCAGTTGTAGCACTACCACCTCCGCTGCCACCTTCTTCTCCACCAGCACCACAACTACCTGGAATAGCAGATGCAATCTTGCCACCGCCACCAATGCCGCCGCGTGGAGGTGGAGGATCGCCACCACCTCCTCCTCCCGGCGGAGTAGGGAGTAGGTCCTTGCGCGCCAAGGCAACTACTAAGTTGAAAAGGTCAGCCCAATTAGGCACCCTTTACCGAACTCTTAAGGGAAAATTGGAAGGCTCTAGCGTCACCAACAAATCCTCCGGCGGGAGGAGGGTCGCGGCTGCCGCCACCGGAGCTGGAAAACAAGGAATGGCCGATGCTTTAGCTGAGATGACAAAGAG ATCCACTTACTTCCaacaaatagaagaagatgttGAGAAGTACACAAAACAAATCGTAGAGCTGAAGACTGTTCTTACCAACATGAAGATAAACGAAATGGCCGAACTGAAAAAGTCTCACAGGGAAGTTGAATCCGTTCTTGAGAAACTCACTGATGAATCACAG GTGCTAGCGCGGTTTGAAGGTTTCCCCACAAAGAAGTTGGAAGCTCTAAGAATGGCAGCAGCAATGTACGATAAGTTGGATTCAATACTCTCTGAACTTCGAAATTGGAATCTTGTGTCTCCATTGGCTCACCAACTTGACAAGGTTGAACGTTACTTCAACAAG ATCAAAACCGATTTAGATGCCTTGGAACGAACCAAAGATGAAGAAGCAAAGAAACTTAAAAGCCATAACATCGAATTCGACTTCCATATTCTTGTAAAAATCAAGGAAGCAATGGTGGACGTTTCTTCAAATTGCATGGAGTTAGCACTAAAG GAGAAGCGAGATAATGACGGTAGCAAGAACGAAGCAGCAAAACAAGAATGTTGCAAATTGCTATGGAAGGCATTCCAATTTGCTTTCAGAGTCTATACATTCGCTGGTGGACATGATGATCGTGCTGATAGGCTAACAAGAGAACTAGCACAGGAAATAGAGAAGAACCCTATTTCAATCatgaacaaagaaaagaaaattgcatga